CACGGAGTCCAGTGCCTCCGAAAACACAGTTCCAGCTGTTCCTGCCCCTGGACTGATAATACAGATTCATGGCTACGGAAGCGtggttaaataaattatttggtAAATAGCAAGCGCCGCCCGGCTGAATCGCGCTGCAGTCCACAATGCTGCAGGCGTATTCGATGTTGTTCGACAGTGGGACCTGCTCGCTCGAAGGTTTCGCCACGCACCAATCCTTCTGCATGCaaaaacatatatatgtatatatatttacatatatttCTTACATTTTAATTTTAGCTAGGTAAGTTTTAAGTACACACCTCCTGTCCTCTGGCCGATCTCATCATGTGGAACGCTGCATCCggagaaataattttttttaaaagattatAGCATTTCAATTCAAAGCTctgaaatattatttgaaactccagtaaatgaaaaaaaaaagacctACCCGAGACTGAAAATAGCAGGAAGTAAAGAGAGACGAAAGCTAATTTAGCCATTTGCTGATGATATGATATGCAATATTTGTACGAGGATTATATAGAACGGATACATTTCTTGCACAAGGAGACATGGCATTTAAGTATATCTGGCTACGATAACAAGAATTGTCTAGAAGGGAAAGCTACGCAATATTTCTTATTTAGCTGCAATAATTTGCCTTGGAAGCGTTTCTTGATTTCGTATAACAAGAAACAAATTTTTTACATTAACTTCAAACTTAAAGCTTTCGCTCAACGACTTACCTTGAGAAGGCTAAACAAACGAGACGAAACACATTTCTACACCAATGTTATTTGAGGTAAACCCGTAGGGTCCTTGATTCATTTaagttaatattaaataataaacaaaTGACACGCATTATCTTTGTATGATaactattatttattaaaaataatgtaCTAATAttgttataaatttatttaacaatCATTTGGTACGCATCAGATAAATCTCTGAACTAATGcaataattttcaaattattttaatcatattaatcgATATCCTGGAAAATATCCCATATCTGGGTCATCGTCGGTTTAGAGCCCGGGTAGCCAGGAGAATAGAGCAGCCTTGCCCCATGACCAGCCGTGGCTGAGTTCATCTGTGATCCCAGGAGGTGATAGCCCGGGAAACAAGGAGAGTGGAGCAGCCTTGCCCCATGACCGGTAGGGGCTGAGTTCATATGTGATGGCCATCATTAAGAGATTTTTTGGCGCGTGTATGAGTCATGTGACTCGATCGGAGTAGGCATGAATTGTCAGATTTAGTAGTATCAGTAAGCAGCATGAGCAGTCATCCACCATGAATAGCAATTGGGCACTGGAAGCAAAATTCTCGTTAACTTCGCTCCTATAAGTATCAGGTTTTTTTGATGTTAATTCATTCAGATATATattttctggaaaaaaaaaaaagaatactcACCTTCTTCAAAAAATATTTGACTGACCCGAGCATTGAAGTGGTTATGCCGGAAAAATCTTCGGCACCCCACTGacgatttttgttatttttaagtGTGCAGATATTTCTAAAACCAAGGAGAACTCTTTCCTGAAAAATATAATCCGACCCGATAAAATTACCCATATATCTCGTACTCATTTCGACCGGTCGCATCATAAACAACAGTATTGGACAAGCCATGTATGAAAAGTTCGTTTGAAAATATATTGGTAAGAATAATCGAACTCACGATCATTAACCAAACATTCACGTACTTCATCAACTCAGACACTCTATCAAAAGAGTCTTATCTATATTTTGTATACGATGCATGAGGTCCTAAAAAATAGAGCAtgaagtttttttaaaattttaaaatgaaatttaacaattttttaaataaaatttgtagGCGATaacaatataattaaaatctgaATATGAAATATGTAGTTAGGTGAGGACGTGAGGTAAGTAAAGTGTATTTTTGGATTGATAAAAAAGTTTAgtcaatataccaaaatatagttatactaaaaaaaaataatgcaTGACACCTAAATGCTTCGAAGTTTTTATGCCGATTGAGTTTTACAAAATACCATctaaaacaaattttttaatttaataaaaaaatattttagtaacAACCATATATAGCatctatttttttataaaaaaaatttaagttacTAAATATTTCTTAAAAGATATATGTACTTTGAATGTTTTTGAAAACATTAGAGcaactattttaaataaaaaataataaaatactaagaTATTTCTTTTtcgttatttaatttatttgaatttttaaaaaaacatagaattatcaattttaaatttaataataagttGTCCTCTATTACAGTCGGATATAGACACGAGATGACGTACAGAAACTTCCTATCACCGTCCGGCGGTGGAGACTTGTGTAAAGACACCAACTTGTCAAAATCATGTCATTACCGTCAACCTACGAATGAGTTGTAGCACACCTAAGCTGAAGCCTTGTACACATACATCCTATATTTTCCTAAATGCAGCTGGGATTGGTAATCCAGCTTCTGCGGACAATCACATTTACAGAAAATGGCCTCAATTTCGGCAATGCCCACCCAAGGTTGCCTTTCATCGCCCACCATAATCAAGTCCCTTGATGTGAACCCAAGAATCTGCTATCTTGAAAATACTCCAAACAAGCCATTATCTTTATCGAACAGGGGCGCGGCCTTTTCCAACTTATCCACATTTACGACTGCCCCTGTCAAGAGGAATTCGGCTTGACTTCGAACTCACGTCTCACCAAATGCTGTTGCTTCTTCTTCTGGTAAATAACTGTATTATTCGGTTTATTCAGGAAATTCTTGTGAATATTTTGTGGAGCTGTTAGTTTCATGTCCTAATTAAACGCAAGAAAAAAGTGTTCTTTTTGTTGACTTGTTTGGAATGCGTGCTTTGCTTTCTCATAGTTCTGGCAGTTCCCTTTTTCCTCCAAGAACCTTTCCGGGATTGGTCTTATTGTGGAAAAGTGTATCAGAGAATCTCATTTGGTTAGAACTTGGAAGTGTGTGATGAGGTTTATCTTTGACGGGACTGACGCTCCAATTAAGAAAAAAGTTGCCCGTAATTTTTCCAAAATATTAATATCGTTCCCTTCACAGATTAACTCGGTACCCGACTCATGTTATGATAATTTTATATGATGATGAGTTGCCAGTAATATTAGTCATGGTTTGAATGTAGAATTTGATAATCATATATACGTTAATCTCAAGTGGTGACTTAGTATTAAAATTGACTGCCGAAGTACAGTAAATTGCACTGGAGTAGTGAAATACGCATTTCTTTGCCACGTTCGGTATTCTTGTCAATTATTTAATCGCATTGATCTCTTGACTTCAGCTGTGGATCCAGAATACATAGAAGAACCTGGAACCAATGTGAAATTTCAGTCGTCACTTAACCTTCCCGGTTGCTCCTCTTCTTTGTCCTTTCTAGGAGCTGGTTAGTTGCTTCATCTATTTCGAAATGCCATGCATTGTTGCAGCAACtgtttgaaataaataatcTGTAGTTCTCATGCTTTTATGGGCTATAAAATATTTGCCCTGTGTTTTATTTATAGGATACAGGGAAAAAGTCATTGCAATAATCGGAGTTAAAGTCTATGCTGCGGGACTATACGCAAAACCAACAATCTTTAGTAAGTTAATTGAGTGGAGAGGGCGTTCATCTGAAGAGTTACAGCAGGATTCATTGTTCTTGGATGCTATTTTCAAGGGTAAATATCATCCAAATAAGCATTTTCAAGCATGAGAGAGGAGGGTTGCCAAAATTGACTCTGTTCATTTTATAAATGCAGCTTCTCTAGAGAAATCACTTCATATGATTCTGGTTAGAGATGTAGACGGTAAAACGTTTTGGGATGCCCTCAATGAGGCTATATATCCCAGAATCAAATCAACAAGTCCAGTGGATGCATCTGCACGATCATTATTCCGTAGCATTTTTCAAAGGAGGCCCTTAAAGAAATGAACTTCCATATTTTTGACTTGGTTGGACCCAACCCAAAATATTTGTGAGTTCGAAATCTTTTGTGTGCGATAAATTTCACCTATTTTGACTCTGAAAATCGGCAGTTCTTTCCTTTGAGTAGTGTTGGATGGCAGCGATTGCCCTCATTCCCATTTTCACTCGCGGCCACCGATGTGATATAATAATCAAAACATGACGCCTACATTTGAGTTATATTGTTACAACTAGTTATAAATTT
This region of Primulina eburnea isolate SZY01 chromosome 14, ASM2296580v1, whole genome shotgun sequence genomic DNA includes:
- the LOC140811863 gene encoding major pollen allergen Ole e 10, translating into MAKLAFVSLYFLLFSVSAFHMMRSARGQEKDWCVAKPSSEQVPLSNNIEYACSIVDCSAIQPGGACYLPNNLFNHASVAMNLYYQSRGRNSWNCVFGGTGLRVITDPSYGSCSYNPFGEV